In Tribolium castaneum strain GA2 chromosome 8, icTriCast1.1, whole genome shotgun sequence, the genomic window GCGAATTAAACACGAATTTGAAAATGAACCAACCGGCGATCTATTTTTTGTAGTTCTATGAACCCCgccaaaaatacaattattcaaaaattttttgacgaattttggtttttaggGACGGTGGTCGGTTGGGGCTTCGACGAGAAGCGCCAGATCTCGGACACGCTGATGCAGGCGCAGATGCCGGTGGTTTCCACCGTCAATTGCATTTACTCCAACCGCGAGTTTTTCTCGCAGTTTACGTTCGAAAAAACGTACTGTGCCGGTTTCCGTAACggtaaattttcatttcttttcacttaaaatgataaaaataacagAGGATGCAGGTACAACTGTCTGCAACGGCGACTCCGGGGGCGGTATGGTGTTCCCCAAGGCGGGGACAAGTGGCCACAACACCGTCTGGCAAATCCGGGGCATTGTCTCGGTTGGGGTGGCCCTCCAAGGACAGGGGGTTTGCGACCCGCGGCATTATATCGTGTTTACGGACGTTGCCAAACATTTAGACTGGATTAAGCAAGTTATGAGGGAATAGAAATGCGATCTGTTTTGTTGTAATACTCATTTTGTGATATATTGTCTAAATAaactacttttttttatacaaatttcaTAACGTTTTATAGCACCTGtccttttattattatacatctgatatctcgaaaaataGTTCACTGATcagtaccaaaaaaaaaacattttttattaaatttttaacgccAACTTGATAAAGTTGAGACTTGTGTTCCAAACGTAAGATACTTCACAAATCGGGAGAAAAAATACATGATTTATGCACAACTTCATAGTAAATATGAGAGCAAAAATTGAACACAATACTCCCAATAACAAGGAAGAAATAacctttagaaaaatttcttaaatttcaaatttaccgctttcaaaatttagttgGAATGAAATGCCAGTAGCAGTTTTGGTAGCGCTACAATGCGTCTGTCCCAAGCAAAAATgcagtatttattttttcactagacccaaaaataacttatttaaCCAGCCTTTTTGAATAACTTACTCTTTAGCCAATTGTTGAAGTTAAAaatatcgttttttaaaggcaaTTTAAGACATGAGtattaaagtatttaaaacTACGTGAAAAATGTATATTGCCATATACTGTTTTTCATTGgttcaatttttacaaatactaCTCAATACTACTACTTAAATACTAAATGCTACTATACTTAAAGTTAAGTAAACATAATTTCAAGCAGTTttcaagtaataataatattacaagTATTAATATTTACGACATAAATTTAAGTAATAACCCAAGACAGAGGTATGGCCAATCTAACTAACAACTAAaagtttgattaaaaatgacattgtGTAAATGTATTCTCTGATAAatgaattataaaatatagcCTTTTTACACccacataaattatttttaattaaacaaatggaGTATAAGCGATAGTCTCTAAGATATTTTGTAGATACTGTGTTTTACCTTGAGAAAAGAAATATTCTAATGCAGTTACTGTTTATgaacaaaacaattttgttttattagtttagACAAAGAATTGTTAATAAGTATTTGAATGAATCTAAGcgtaaaaataaagcaaaatatataaaaaactcattttaaaaacaattgtttgtTACTGTGTTTTTGCTTGGGACAGCCGAATGGTTTCGGTTAAAAAATTTCCACAACTTatcaaatttcttttttacctataaaattattttattaaataactgtCACGTTATGTGAATTAACGTGGAAAGAAGTTCATTAGTTGAGGATTTTCCAGAGTTCAATTGTGAATCTTTCCCTGAGAGTGGTTTTTCATCATAAAGTTCTTGGGCTATAAGAGAAAATGGCATAGGATTGTGTGTAAgtgcaacaaaaatttaagtttttgttagAATTACGGTTGAAACACAAACACTacagaattttttacattttcaagcaaaaacacAACAGTAATGAGCACACTTTttctgaaagaaaaataaatatgaatgTAATCTGAACCGTCCAGTGATATAAATTACATATTGaagtctttatttttattccaatAATATTCAAATGGAAAAATACCCCAAAGAAAGCACGACACCATCCACTACGTAGTAATTTGAGACTAGATTTCTTCACGGCAGCATAAACTGACTTCCACTATATTCTTGCCCAAAAAGTCtacaaaatgtgtttttataagaaaaacttttttcacaTAATTAACTTTTCTCCTGTTataatgatattttttttcatcacaaGTATTCCTCTAAGTTTGGCAAGTAAAGGTGTCATTTTCCAATAACACAAACTCACAAACGAAACTTAAAAATCAGCACGTACACATTAAATTGCACGCAATTAGTGACACGAGTCATGAATTTAtcggaaacaaaaaaattgaaatttagtATTTAATTTCGATTTCTGTATTCTCACGCCATCTGCTGGTCAAAAAAGTATTAATCGTTTCGATAGCAACCCTTTAGTTCGAATTatgaaaactgaaaacctgATTCGCCCACTAAGTTCCAACAACCGGGGCCTAAAATTCATGCTTTCAAATTAAGTTTAAAGATAGCGGGGGCACAAGGAACAATAATACCATTAATATTCCTCAAAATTACCTAATTAAActactttattttatacaagttaGTGTGAGTACACCCATCTGCCCTTAAGTATGCGATTCATTAAAACACGACGACCTGCGGGGGTTTCCATCCGTTTTTTCCACCCGTGGCGTAAAATTCGCCGCCTTTCGTTAGGTCGGGGAAAATGGTTACGCATAATGGTGCGAATTGAGGTCTCATACAGTCCCCCAATTTGACTATAAATCATTAGTTTAGAAGCTATAAGAAGGGACAATCCAAACTCACATTTGGAGGAATTTCGGAACGGAATTCAACAAAAACGACATGATTGAGGTTATGACATAACCTCAaactagcaattttttttttaaattattgcacAGTCAAGCAACAACACGTAACTTGGCACAAAATAGACTAATTTCAAGCCCAGCACCAAAAATTAGCAAAGTACTTGTgtattaataatacaaaaacaatgaaaaaaatgaaacatgcACGAACTTTTGACAGTTACgtcatttgtcaaaaaaaatcaaagaaaattgGTGAAAAGCGCAAACATTGGGCGAAAATGTaggaaaaaaaacatgaaattaCCCTATTAAGATAATATAATTGCAATGTTTTATTCATAATTGGtaaaataattcgaattttgGCGAAACCTAGACTAGGTTGGCACCGCTGTTTCCCCTAACGCGGCTGGTGATTGGTGCGcttggatttttgaaaattgttaaaataaaactttttttctttaacatTCCTTGTTTGTCTTCCAAACCCACAAATAacacataaatatttaaattgcgGCGCCAAATTCAAAAAGAAGACGATTTAACTGTACTTTAAGTGACCGTTATTGACCCATGACCATCACCAACGGGGATTCCTACCTTGTCCTTGACTGCAACCATTAAATTCACGCAAAACAGGTTTCAAGATTTTACCACTGTCATAACAAACGCAGATAAGATCCAAACTTAAGCCCTGATGCTCCTCGTGCCTCCCAGAAAATGAACGTAGTGATTAAACGATAAAAAACGGTGTGTTTTTAGTGTTGGCTATCGTCCAGAAAGTAAGTTTTTTCAATCAGCAAAACGCCTTGATATTTACCAAACGagttattttcgaaaaaacactGCACCAAGTAAGTCGAAGAACAAAAAGCGAATTTCAAAAGAATGAATAAtcgctaaaaatatttactacaAAAACACGCAAAGGTCAGGCAAAAAACGTAAACATCTTTTAATTGTTCAATTCTCGGAAAAGCCACAATTGAAATTTCAGGAATCCGCCAACGTTACCATGAAGTGTATCGTCTTGTTGCTGCTCCTGGCCCAAGCTAAAACCCAGCTTATCTCCCCCTGCCCCCGACTGTTCCAATACGAGCCCCAGGGATCAGAAAACGACCGATGGTACGCCACTGTCACACTCATAAGCGATGCGGAATTATCAGGGGTTTGGTTGCGCTTAATTTTCGACAAACCCTCAATTCAACTCGgagtaagcaaaaaaaaaacgaccaaaaatcaacaaaaaccacaaaattgtagaaCTGGTTCGGCGAAGTTGTGACAACAGACAACAAGGaatatttaatcaaaaatcgCAACCACAAACTGGCCGCCAACACACCGTACAAACTCCGATTTTACCTCAAATACAACCCGGGGGAAAAACCGCCACAGTTGGTCATGTTTCGGCTAAATGCGCGGTTGGCGTGTCCCGAAAATGGGGTCACCACCGAAGCCCCCGTCACGACGGGACAACTCATTACAAGTAGTTTGCTTTCAACGACACGTAACCCGTTGGCGAATAGTAacagtaacaataataataacaacaatcaAGGGACTACTTtgtaagttgaaaaaaaaattggaaaaaataaataaatacgatttGATGTAGCGTCAAACCAGGAGGGGCTTTTAACCAACAAACGACAAATTCGGGCGATGATGACGATTTTTTCCACGGGGATTTTGCCATTTTTCATCGCCCGAAACCCTCACTGGACGCGGGGGCTGCTTGTGGCACCGTTGTTGTAAGTTTTTACATTGTaaacttaattcaaattagtttCTTTGCAAATTCAATTTACTATTTGGCTGATACAAATgctgtttaatatgttttctTAAAGTAAAAggttttgttgcaaaataaaataacagttttatttaattaactattgccgcaatttttttaccatagaaataatttacaaaactctcaatttttattgttgtcggTGCAGTTTTTCGTTAAAGACTTCCAGACTACGAAAATATCAATTTACGATCGGTTGCTTAATATTGTTATATGAGTTTTctaagacgttctattgtggcacaaatggttttggagcacgacgaaggagtgccacaAGAGATAGCTTAAGaccaaaattttccaatttttcttcaaatggataaacatttattttattaaaagacaaataaaaaataaaaaacatttcaagTTCGTCGCGACGTTTCGACACTTTAAGATAACAATgatttgtttgcaaatttaatttattacttttttaaagcaaaataagtttaagggccggtttatagaattAAATCTGCAATTAAAAGCGTGATTAaatgatcacgtgaccaattGAAGCGATTTGATTCGTCCATtggcgttgttaacttttaacagcgcAATTAACTTTCTATAAGAGTCTGTTTACAGAacatcattttaatttttaattcgagattaacttgacatttgtcactgcattttaaatggcaccttaaggtcgaattagtttaattcggaattaagttttaattttgctttctgtaAAGTAAATCAGCCCTTAATGTCCTATTATAACAaacaaatttgcaatttttatttcattttatttagaatACCATTTCCagtgaataaattatttaagtagTTAAATTGTCACTGTATTTTGTATGTAtctattttttataagttgttgaatttcaaaaacgaactcaatttttatttttttttacttttaaacatattttcaCTAATTTTGAGGTTTTCGAACTCAatcatgttttaattaattattttaaccagatttttttattatacaattattttgcaacaaaaacatattaaacggTACTACTAGAATATACAAGGTGTTCGCGAAGGTGTAGTCTTTTAACATGTGAAAGTATGCATTATTCTGAAGAGTTTAAGCGTAAATCAAATCGtctttgtaaaatgtttttattaacgGAGATAATTTATGaacttttctaaattttttaatacagaGCTGTCTATGAATAATTTACCTTATTACTATAGataccaaatttttaataactttacaatttttattatttttcaatatttcaatattcaatatattatttttcaattttgttcaatttttatttttcaatactaTGATCACAttgagtttttaataatattttttttaaaataaagtttttcaaaattatttctagttttcaagttatgcaatttttttccacgacgatttttttgataaagtgCGAGAAATTTTTGTGATGAGCTCGGAATTCACATAATGACATTTTCATCAGAGTGATAAAGTACGTATACTAactacataataatttttttgacaaaaaaacaaaaagcagaataaattaaaataacgtatttatttcaaaagtacgagtagtttttttatttgattttttatttttattattttttatttttattttatcaattctTTAGCTTGCTCATTACTCACGAGCTAAAccgataaaaattgactaaaatatCTTAACTTAGCCTTacgaccggtttatagaaacgtcagaaatttaatccgcaattaaatgcgtgattaactgatcacatgATCAAATTAAGGGAATTTGGTTGGTCTATTggtgttgttaacttttaacaacgaattaaattttaacagagcttGCTATAAACAGGTCCTTAGAATTTTTGCCTAAAGTAAGTAGATAACAGCAAACAAATCGATTAATTCATTAATGTTTACGGATTAGTTTAGTTGTTCTTGTATtctaatatgtatttttaatttacctgTTCCTTCAGATCCTTTTCATTttactatttcttttttctaatATCTAATAAACTAGAGGaattttttagcttaaaaaatAGCTAAGCCATTCAAAATATAGACCGAAATAACTTAGTTTagcaatttttacattatttatt contains:
- the mRpL34 gene encoding large ribosomal subunit protein bL34m gives rise to the protein MSFLLNSVPKFLQIQIGGLYETSIRTIMRNHFPRPNERRRILRHGWKKRMETPAGRRVLMNRILKGRWVYSH